The Hymenobacter sp. GOD-10R genome includes a window with the following:
- a CDS encoding DUF1345 domain-containing protein, whose amino-acid sequence MPRVASSFRPFHHLGSVSSQLRLGLGLSVGLAAFFFTPPYLHPITRWVTAWDGFAFATLVVIWSSITTSDVSRIRSVATAEDPGRILSFSFVLVGAVASLLAVAVLLRIMHASPGHVMRMQIASSVTAVVCAWLLLHTIFTLRYAHLYYDPDVDGSEGGLEFPGAEKEPDYLDFAYFSFVIGMTAQTADISISGRTLRRMALLHGILAYGFNTAIIALSISSLASVL is encoded by the coding sequence ATGCCCCGTGTCGCCTCATCTTTTCGTCCGTTTCATCACCTAGGTTCTGTCTCCTCCCAATTGCGGCTAGGGCTAGGACTAAGTGTTGGGTTGGCGGCGTTCTTCTTCACGCCACCATATCTACACCCTATTACGCGGTGGGTGACAGCCTGGGACGGATTTGCTTTTGCTACGCTAGTTGTCATTTGGAGCAGCATTACTACCAGTGATGTCAGTCGTATTCGCAGTGTGGCTACCGCCGAAGATCCTGGCCGGATTCTCTCTTTTAGCTTTGTGCTGGTAGGGGCCGTGGCTAGCTTGCTGGCGGTGGCGGTACTGTTGCGCATCATGCATGCTTCGCCTGGGCACGTGATGCGAATGCAGATAGCTTCGTCGGTGACGGCAGTTGTTTGTGCGTGGTTGCTGCTGCACACCATCTTCACGCTGCGCTACGCGCACCTGTACTACGACCCCGATGTGGACGGGAGCGAAGGAGGCCTAGAGTTTCCTGGTGCTGAGAAAGAGCCCGACTATCTAGATTTTGCCTATTTCTCCTTCGTGATTGGCATGACGGCCCAAACCGCCGACATCAGCATAAGTGGCCGCACGCTGCGCCGCATGGCCCTGTTGCACGGCATCTTAGCGTACGGCTTCAATACGGCTATCATTGCCCTCAGCATCAGTAGCCTAGCTAGCGTGCTCTAA
- a CDS encoding AIR synthase-related protein: MSSSEKPAGYDIDLGNECSRNAYAWSKKTFANRAGKPGEPAQDLDGGFSNEIRFGNARLGISSDGIGTKIEVAERVGKYDTLGYDLVAMTADDLIVGGFVPTNISNIIDVNTLDYSVIDELMRGLHDACNFSEIAITGGEIAELGNRIGGWAGARMNFNWCSTAIGSLHPSLEKPLSGAAVQAGQVVVALRSPSFRSNGFSLARRTLQNLFGDAWHQASYDGSDAAEMGHTWGEALLAPSLIYSPGVTSVLNAGLPLYAAAHITGGGIADNFKRVLKNGVGAELNNLFEPLPAMQRLTELAGITPADAYLYWNMGNGMLLVTDEAAAEGVVAQLRGKGYQAQVAGRITAESGIRLKVEAGDLSYE, from the coding sequence ATGTCCTCTTCTGAAAAACCCGCCGGCTACGACATCGACCTCGGCAACGAATGCTCCCGCAATGCTTACGCCTGGTCGAAGAAAACCTTCGCCAATCGTGCTGGTAAGCCTGGCGAGCCAGCCCAGGATCTTGACGGCGGCTTCTCGAACGAAATTCGCTTTGGCAACGCCCGCCTCGGCATCAGTTCCGATGGCATTGGCACCAAGATCGAAGTGGCCGAGCGCGTGGGTAAGTACGACACCCTAGGGTACGACTTAGTGGCCATGACCGCCGACGACCTCATCGTGGGAGGCTTCGTGCCAACTAATATCTCTAACATCATCGACGTGAACACGCTCGATTACAGCGTAATCGACGAGCTGATGCGCGGCCTGCACGATGCCTGCAACTTCTCTGAAATTGCCATTACGGGCGGCGAAATTGCGGAGCTAGGTAATCGGATCGGCGGCTGGGCAGGTGCACGCATGAACTTCAACTGGTGCTCGACGGCTATCGGTAGTCTGCATCCTAGCTTGGAAAAGCCGCTCAGTGGTGCGGCCGTGCAAGCCGGCCAAGTGGTCGTAGCCCTCCGCTCACCCTCGTTCCGCTCTAATGGCTTTTCGCTGGCGCGTCGCACTTTGCAAAACTTGTTTGGTGATGCTTGGCACCAAGCTAGCTACGATGGCTCCGACGCCGCCGAAATGGGCCACACCTGGGGCGAAGCGTTGCTGGCGCCGTCGCTCATCTATTCGCCCGGCGTAACGAGCGTACTCAACGCTGGTTTGCCGCTGTATGCCGCTGCGCACATTACCGGCGGAGGCATCGCTGACAACTTCAAGCGCGTGTTGAAAAATGGCGTTGGAGCTGAGCTAAATAACTTGTTCGAACCACTTCCTGCCATGCAGCGCCTGACGGAGCTAGCCGGCATCACACCCGCCGACGCTTACCTCTACTGGAACATGGGCAACGGCATGCTGCTCGTGACCGACGAAGCAGCAGCTGAAGGTGTCGTTGCGCAGCTCCGCGGTAAAGGCTACCAAGCACAAGTAGCTGGTCGCATCACAGCCGAGTCAGGCATTCGGCTGAAGGTAGAAGCAGGTGATTTGAGCTACGAGTAA
- a CDS encoding nicotinate phosphoribosyltransferase has protein sequence MNPAPLSGLYAPSLSLVTDLYQLTMAYGYWKKGMQDREAVFHLYFRKPPFNGGYAVCAGLAYAVDWLENIRFSEDDLTYLASLQGSKGVPMFEQGFLDYLRDLKFTCDVDAIAEGTVVFANEPLVRVKGPLLQAQLLETALLTLINFQTLIATKTARIREAAGSDLVLEFGLRRAQGFDGGLSASRAAYLGGADATSNVLAGQRFGIPVRGTHAHSWVMSFEDEEAAFTAYAEAFPDDSVFLVDTYDTLEGVRHAIAVARQMRAQGHELAGIRLDSGDLAYLSREARALLDEAGFHKTRIVASNDLDENLITSLKLQGARIDTWGVGTKLVTAYDQPALGGVYKLAALRKADDSDWDFTVKISEQLAKTSIPGILQVRRFETEKGQARADMLYNIAEPLPEQLTIIDPLDPTRRRPVRSTTFRELLEPVFREGQLVMTLPSLQESRERVQREVNSLDPSIRRFLNPHTYPVGLEEGLNTFRTNLILEKRPQRPA, from the coding sequence ATGAACCCTGCTCCGCTCTCCGGCCTGTACGCCCCCTCACTTAGCCTCGTTACCGATTTGTATCAGCTCACCATGGCCTACGGCTACTGGAAAAAAGGCATGCAAGATCGGGAAGCCGTTTTCCACCTCTACTTCCGCAAGCCGCCGTTCAATGGTGGTTACGCCGTGTGCGCCGGCCTAGCGTATGCCGTCGATTGGCTCGAAAACATTCGCTTTTCGGAGGACGACCTTACCTACCTAGCTAGCCTACAAGGCTCGAAAGGTGTTCCGATGTTTGAGCAAGGCTTCCTGGATTACCTGCGCGACCTGAAGTTCACGTGTGACGTGGATGCAATTGCGGAGGGCACGGTCGTTTTCGCTAACGAGCCACTGGTACGAGTGAAAGGCCCGTTGCTTCAGGCGCAACTACTCGAAACGGCGCTGCTTACGCTCATCAACTTCCAAACGCTAATTGCCACCAAAACGGCCCGCATCCGCGAAGCCGCCGGCTCCGACCTAGTGCTGGAGTTTGGCTTGCGCCGAGCGCAGGGGTTCGATGGTGGCCTTTCGGCGAGCCGTGCTGCTTACCTAGGCGGCGCCGATGCTACTTCCAACGTACTAGCGGGCCAACGCTTCGGCATTCCGGTGCGGGGTACGCATGCGCACAGCTGGGTGATGTCATTTGAGGACGAGGAAGCCGCCTTTACGGCCTACGCCGAGGCTTTCCCAGATGATTCGGTCTTTTTGGTGGATACCTACGACACCCTGGAAGGCGTGCGCCACGCTATTGCGGTGGCACGCCAGATGCGGGCCCAAGGCCACGAGCTAGCCGGTATTCGTCTCGACTCGGGTGACCTAGCTTACCTCAGCCGCGAAGCGCGCGCCTTACTCGATGAGGCGGGATTCCACAAGACGCGCATCGTGGCCAGCAATGACCTCGACGAGAACCTTATCACCAGCCTTAAGCTCCAGGGCGCCCGCATCGATACGTGGGGCGTGGGCACGAAGCTCGTGACGGCCTACGACCAGCCAGCGCTGGGCGGTGTATACAAGCTAGCAGCCCTGCGCAAAGCCGACGACAGCGACTGGGACTTCACCGTGAAAATCTCGGAGCAGCTCGCCAAAACCAGCATTCCCGGCATTTTGCAAGTGCGTCGTTTTGAAACGGAAAAGGGCCAGGCTCGTGCCGACATGCTCTACAACATCGCCGAGCCGCTGCCCGAGCAACTTACCATCATAGACCCATTAGATCCTACGCGCCGCCGCCCGGTGCGCTCCACCACGTTCCGGGAATTGCTGGAGCCAGTGTTTCGTGAAGGCCAACTCGTGATGACGCTACCTAGCTTGCAGGAAAGCCGCGAACGGGTGCAACGAGAGGTGAACTCACTTGATCCAAGTATCCGCCGCTTCCTGAACCCGCACACGTACCCCGTGGGCTTGGAAGAAGGACTAAACACGTTCCGCACGAATTTGATTCTGGAGAAGCGCCCGCAGCGGCCGGCGTAG
- a CDS encoding DUF4262 domain-containing protein, whose translation MSHEEPTLRPEDRIKSDVDKYGWHIALFEADTATPAFAYTIGLWKNFQHPEVITFGLPLPAMHALLSGAAELVKGNQPLALATDNFDFLDGLPVQFRRVEEENLGDYLGYARWYYNFEQFPAIQLLWPDEQSKYPWDAEHDERYKFSQPLLEHKLDFKFFEERNTAVFVAQQVFKENKPILRVRHDEEDGAWQFLTDAPATTDTIMLVALEQVVKHDPTINALFDLPTGQSAFREFVGGDWKRVEVTKREG comes from the coding sequence ATGTCACACGAGGAACCCACTCTACGGCCGGAAGACAGAATTAAGAGCGATGTAGATAAGTATGGCTGGCACATTGCGTTGTTTGAAGCGGATACCGCTACGCCTGCTTTCGCTTATACCATTGGCCTGTGGAAGAACTTTCAGCATCCGGAGGTTATCACGTTTGGGCTTCCACTACCTGCTATGCATGCGCTTCTGAGTGGGGCCGCAGAACTAGTTAAGGGCAACCAGCCCCTGGCACTTGCTACGGATAATTTCGATTTCTTAGATGGCTTGCCGGTGCAGTTTCGTCGTGTGGAAGAGGAGAATCTTGGCGATTACCTTGGGTATGCACGTTGGTACTACAACTTCGAGCAATTCCCAGCTATTCAGCTGCTTTGGCCCGACGAGCAGAGCAAGTATCCTTGGGATGCTGAGCATGATGAGCGCTACAAGTTCTCGCAGCCATTATTAGAGCATAAGCTTGACTTTAAGTTCTTTGAGGAGCGGAATACTGCCGTTTTTGTTGCGCAGCAAGTCTTCAAAGAGAATAAACCTATTCTCCGGGTACGCCATGATGAGGAAGACGGTGCTTGGCAATTTCTAACCGATGCGCCGGCCACCACCGATACCATTATGCTTGTAGCCTTGGAGCAAGTCGTAAAGCACGATCCCACAATCAACGCCTTATTCGACTTGCCCACGGGGCAGTCCGCCTTCCGAGAGTTTGTTGGCGGCGATTGGAAAAGGGTGGAGGTTACAAAAAGGGAAGGATAG